The sequence CCGTCCAGGTCGGGGTAGGGGCACTCCTGCTCGACGACGAAGACGTCCTGCCGCAACCGCCAGACCTCGTACGCCGTGCGGACGTCGAGCTCGTCGAACCCCAGCACCCGCAGCTGGACGCTCATCGACAGCTCGCGCAGACGCCGAAGAGCTCGATGGTGTGGCTCACGTCGGTGAAGTCGTGGTCGTCGGCGATGGATCGGGTCCACTGCTCGACGGTCGGAGCGGCGATCTCGACGGTGCGTCCGCAGCTGCGGCACACCAAGTGGTGGTGATGGTGCGGGCTGCACCGGCGGTAGGTCGCCTCGCCGTGCTCGGTGTGCAGGACGTCGACCTCGCCACCGTCGGCCATCGACTGCAGCGCGCGGTAGACCGTCGCGAGCCCGACCTTGTCACCGACGTTTCGGATCTCGTCGTGGATCTCCTGGGCACTCTGGAAGTCCTCGGCACGCTCCAGGGCGTCGGTGATCGCCCGCCGCTGGCGCGTCGGACGGGTCGCAGGCGTGGCGGCCACGGTGTCCTCCCGGGGTCGGCGTCGTCACACGACGGTGGTTGAGACTGGTTCTCATCCTACCGTGATCCAGTAGCGCTCCTTGGTGCCGCGCACGTCCTCCAGCACGCCGCCGGCCGCGCGGATGGTGCCGCGTGACGCGGCGTTCTCGGCATCGCAGGTCACCAGGACGCGCTCGATGCCCAACGCACCGGCACGGCGTACGCCGGCCGCCAGCGCCCGGCGCGCATGGCCCTCGCGCCGCCGGGAGGGCCGCACCGAGTAGCCGATGTGGCCGCCCTGGTCGAGCAGCCACTCGTTGAGCTCGTGGCGCAGGTGGAAGAAGCCGAGCACCTCCCCCGATGCGCCGTCGGCGATCCAGTAGTAGGTGGAGGCGACGCGCGTCCCGGCCGGGTCGGCCGACTCGGCGGCCAGCTGGGCGGCGACGAAGTCGCCACAGCCGGCCTCGGTGGCCACGACCTCGGGCATGTGCCACTCCCCCGAGCCGTGCATGGCCCCGGGGTGGCGGAAGTCGAGCACGGTCGCGGCCCAGCTCTGGTGCAGCCGGACGTCGGGCCGGACCAGGGCGGTCGGCGACGTGGAGCGCGTCGTGGTCATGGGCGGCATCCCACCACGCGGCGGTCGCGTGAGCGAACCGATTCCGACAGGAGAACCTGTTCTAGGGTTGGCGCATGAGCCGGTTCCAGATCGACGAGGCCACCGACGAGGAGATCGCCCGGGAGGAGGCCCTCTACGGCCCCTTCACCGACGCGGTCCGCGACCTCGTCGACGCCACGATCCGCACCCTCGTCGCCCCCGACGAGATCCGGCGCGCGCAGGCCGAGGTCGAGGCGATCACCGCCCGGCTGCGGGCCGAGCAGCTCCCCGGCTCCTACGGCGTGAAGTTCCGCGAGGACGGCCACGGACGTCCGTGGGGCAACGCGGTGATGGGGCTGCGCAACCCGATCGCTCCCCCACTGGTGGTGGAGAAGCTCGAGGCCGGCCGGGTCGCGACCGACGTCGAGCTCGGCGCGGCGTACGAGGGTCCGCCCGGGCTGGTCCACGGCGGCGTCGTCGCACTCGTGCTCGACCAGCTCCTCGGCCAGGCCGTCAGCTCGGGCGGACGACCCGGGATGACGGGGACGCTCACGCTCACCTACCGCCGCGGTACGCCGTTGGGTCCCCTGCGCGGCGAGGCCTGGATCGAGCACCGCGACGGCATCAAGACCTGGGGCCGCGGCCGCCTGCTCGACGGCGACGGCGAGGTCACCGCCGAGGCCGAGGGCGTGTTCATCCTGCCCCGCTGGGCGCGCGACCTCCCCGAGGCCGAGCACGTCTCCTACTTCGAGTAGCGCCGGGAGACGCCTCAGGCGCCGATGTGGACGCCGCGCTCGTTGGCGTCGGAGAGCCGCGACTCCTCGGCGGCCTGCGCCTCGAGCTCCTCGCGGCGGCGGTGCTCGGCGTCGGCGTCGAACTGCCCCGGGTCGGAGACCAGGTCGCTCGCCCCGCGCTCGAGCCGCTGCAACGCCACCCGGGCGAAGATCTGCTGCTCGGTGGTGGTGCGCTCGGACCGGTCGCGGCCGATGAAGGAGATGAACCAGTGCATCACCGCGGTCACACGGTTCTTGAAGCCGGTGATGTAGAAGAGGTGCACGACCAGCCACATCAGCCAGGCGATGACGCCGGTGAGCCGCAGCTTGCCGACCATCGCGACGGCCCGGAACCGGCTGATGATGGCCATCGAACCCTTGTCGAAGTACTTGAACGGCTCCTGGGCGGGCTTGCCCTTGACCCGACCGTCGATCTCCTTGGCGGCGTACTTCGCGCCCTGGATCGCGACCTGTGCGACACCGGGGAGGTTGTCCAACGAGATCATGTCGCCGACCACGAACACCTCCGGGTGGCCCGGCAGCGTCAGGTCGGGGTTGACCGAGATGCGACCGGCTCGGTCCAGGCCGGCGCCGGACTGCTCCGAGAGCGTCTTGCCGAGCGGGCTGGCCTGCACACCGGCGGCCCACACCTTGGTGATGGCGTCGATGCGCTCCTCGGTGTCGTCCTTGTACTTCACGACCAGGCCGCGCTCGTCGACGTCGGTCACCATCGCGCCGAGCTTGACCTCGACACCGAGGCCGCTGAGCTTGTCCTCGGTCCAGTCGCCGAGCTTCTTGCCGAACGGCGGCAGCACCTGCGGCGCCGCGTCGACGAGGATGACCCGCGCCTGCTTGCTGCTGATGGAGCGGAAGTCCTTCTTCAGCGTGCGGTGGGCGAGCTCGGCGATCTGGCCGGCCATCTCCACGCCGGTCGGGCCGGCACCCACGACGACGAAGGTGAGCAGGTGGTCGGTGGACTCGCCACGCTTGGCGGCGAGCTCGGCCATCTCGAAGGCACCGAAGATGCGGCCGCGCAGCTCGAGGGCGTCGTCGACGCTCTTCATGCCGGGCGCGTGCTCGGCGAAGTGGTCGTTGCCGAAGTAGGACTGGCCCGCGCCGGCAGCCACGATCAGCGAGTCGTACGGCGTGACGAGCTCGCGGCCCAGCACGTGCGAGACGACGTGCTGCTTGTCCAGGTCGATGTCGGTGACCTCGCCCAGCAGGACCTGGGCGTTCTTCTGGCCGGCGAGCACCTCACGGGTCGGCGGCGCGATCTCGCCCTCGGAGAGGATGCCGGTCGCGACCTGGTAGAGCAGCGGCTGGAAGAGGTGGTGGGTCGTCTTGGCGATCATCGTCACCTCGACGTCGGCGTTGCGCAGCTCCTTGGTGCCGAACAGGCCACCGAAGCCCGAGCCGATCACGACCACCTGGTGGCGGTCCGATCGCTGGTGGGCCATGCGGTCTGCCCGGTTGCCCT comes from Nocardioides panacisoli and encodes:
- a CDS encoding Fur family transcriptional regulator translates to MAATPATRPTRQRRAITDALERAEDFQSAQEIHDEIRNVGDKVGLATVYRALQSMADGGEVDVLHTEHGEATYRRCSPHHHHHLVCRSCGRTVEIAAPTVEQWTRSIADDHDFTDVSHTIELFGVCASCR
- a CDS encoding GNAT family N-acetyltransferase is translated as MTTTRSTSPTALVRPDVRLHQSWAATVLDFRHPGAMHGSGEWHMPEVVATEAGCGDFVAAQLAAESADPAGTRVASTYYWIADGASGEVLGFFHLRHELNEWLLDQGGHIGYSVRPSRRREGHARRALAAGVRRAGALGIERVLVTCDAENAASRGTIRAAGGVLEDVRGTKERYWITVG
- a CDS encoding PaaI family thioesterase, which translates into the protein MSRFQIDEATDEEIAREEALYGPFTDAVRDLVDATIRTLVAPDEIRRAQAEVEAITARLRAEQLPGSYGVKFREDGHGRPWGNAVMGLRNPIAPPLVVEKLEAGRVATDVELGAAYEGPPGLVHGGVVALVLDQLLGQAVSSGGRPGMTGTLTLTYRRGTPLGPLRGEAWIEHRDGIKTWGRGRLLDGDGEVTAEAEGVFILPRWARDLPEAEHVSYFE
- a CDS encoding NAD(P)/FAD-dependent oxidoreductase gives rise to the protein MAAKDNAGADQRDQGNRADRMAHQRSDRHQVVVIGSGFGGLFGTKELRNADVEVTMIAKTTHHLFQPLLYQVATGILSEGEIAPPTREVLAGQKNAQVLLGEVTDIDLDKQHVVSHVLGRELVTPYDSLIVAAGAGQSYFGNDHFAEHAPGMKSVDDALELRGRIFGAFEMAELAAKRGESTDHLLTFVVVGAGPTGVEMAGQIAELAHRTLKKDFRSISSKQARVILVDAAPQVLPPFGKKLGDWTEDKLSGLGVEVKLGAMVTDVDERGLVVKYKDDTEERIDAITKVWAAGVQASPLGKTLSEQSGAGLDRAGRISVNPDLTLPGHPEVFVVGDMISLDNLPGVAQVAIQGAKYAAKEIDGRVKGKPAQEPFKYFDKGSMAIISRFRAVAMVGKLRLTGVIAWLMWLVVHLFYITGFKNRVTAVMHWFISFIGRDRSERTTTEQQIFARVALQRLERGASDLVSDPGQFDADAEHRRREELEAQAAEESRLSDANERGVHIGA